One Parasphingorhabdus cellanae genomic region harbors:
- the pgi gene encoding glucose-6-phosphate isomerase: MDHWNAIETYPSSSPNELFATDPDRVEQLSFEQSGIYFDFSKTHMDVALLANFRKLANASGLSDHIEALMSGTAINLSEGRAAEHTAERGIGAETSVENARLLKNRMQGLVQAIEAGALGEIEHIIHLGIGGSALGPELLLKALKIGDEKYETAVISNIDGCALEPVLERFDAHKTLLVIASKSFTTAETFLNARSVTDWMTEQGVSDPFGKIVALTAMPEKAVKWGIDESRILPFSETVGGRYSLWSSIGFSVALTLGIEVFDDLLAGAAEMDRHFKEAPFDQNIPAIAAFCDQYYSQVQECETRAVFAYDERLSLVPDYLQQLEMESNGKSVLADGGILKRHSSPIVWGGVGTDAQHAVFQLLHQGTHLVPVEFLAVIEPGHSLAGEHHEGLLLNCFAQGAALMAGKASDDSNRNYPGDRPSSTLLLEELNGRTLGALIAFYEHRTFANAVLLGINPFDQFGVELGKEMANALLAGDGNQMDASTETLKNRAFPA; this comes from the coding sequence TTGGATCATTGGAATGCAATAGAAACGTACCCCTCTTCATCGCCAAATGAATTGTTCGCAACCGATCCGGATCGTGTTGAGCAGCTAAGCTTTGAACAATCCGGCATTTATTTTGATTTTTCGAAGACGCACATGGATGTCGCTCTGCTTGCGAATTTTCGCAAATTGGCTAACGCGAGCGGCCTATCAGACCATATAGAAGCATTGATGAGCGGCACTGCTATCAATCTTAGTGAAGGCCGCGCGGCCGAACATACAGCAGAGCGCGGTATCGGTGCAGAGACCAGTGTAGAAAATGCACGGTTGCTCAAAAACCGGATGCAAGGCTTGGTTCAAGCCATCGAAGCGGGCGCTCTAGGGGAGATTGAGCATATCATTCACCTGGGAATTGGCGGCTCTGCATTGGGCCCTGAACTGCTGCTGAAAGCCTTAAAAATCGGTGACGAGAAATATGAAACAGCGGTCATTTCAAATATCGATGGTTGCGCTCTGGAACCCGTGCTTGAACGCTTTGATGCCCATAAAACATTGCTGGTCATCGCGTCGAAAAGTTTCACCACAGCAGAAACATTCCTGAACGCACGCTCTGTTACTGACTGGATGACGGAACAGGGTGTTTCTGATCCGTTTGGGAAAATTGTCGCGTTAACCGCCATGCCTGAGAAGGCTGTTAAATGGGGTATTGACGAAAGCCGTATATTGCCTTTTTCAGAGACAGTCGGCGGGCGTTATTCGCTCTGGTCTTCAATCGGCTTCAGTGTTGCACTGACACTGGGCATAGAGGTTTTTGATGATCTGTTAGCTGGTGCTGCTGAAATGGATCGGCATTTTAAAGAAGCGCCGTTTGACCAAAATATTCCGGCCATTGCCGCTTTTTGTGACCAATATTATAGTCAAGTTCAGGAGTGTGAAACACGTGCCGTGTTCGCTTATGACGAGCGGCTGAGTTTAGTACCAGACTATCTTCAGCAGCTTGAAATGGAGAGCAATGGTAAATCGGTGCTGGCAGATGGTGGGATATTAAAGCGCCACAGCAGTCCGATTGTTTGGGGCGGGGTGGGGACTGACGCACAGCATGCGGTGTTCCAACTGCTCCATCAAGGTACCCATCTGGTACCCGTAGAATTTCTTGCGGTGATTGAGCCCGGCCATTCATTGGCGGGAGAACATCATGAGGGTTTGCTACTCAATTGCTTCGCGCAGGGCGCAGCCCTGATGGCTGGCAAAGCATCCGATGATAGTAATCGAAATTATCCGGGTGACAGACCATCTTCGACCTTATTACTGGAGGAGTTGAACGGACGGACATTAGGCGCGCTCATTGCCTTTTACGAGCATCGGACGTTTGCAAATGCGGTGCTTTTGGGCATCAATCCTTTTGACCAGTTCGGTGTTGAGCTGGGCAAGGAAATGGCCAATGCGCTTTTGGCAGGTGATGGTAACCAAATGGACGCTTCGACCGAAACACTAAAAAACCGGGCATTTCCTGCCTGA
- the murI gene encoding glutamate racemase, which yields MKADKTRSPGPLLFFDTGVGGLSVLREAKKLLPNAPIVYAADYAGMPYGMKSEDELSTRIPLLLGRLVERYNPMLVTIACNTASTVALDVVRSVLDISVVGTVPAVKPASQMTKTGVIGLLGTQATIRQPYVDRLATEFAPTKQLLRFGAPDLVHAAEAKLRGETPDQKIIDAAVAGLIRQRHGNDIDTVILACTHFPLVQEELQKSFVRDIQFIDGSQGIARRIAHLTAEIKWPEAPENGVFVTTGSLAELKRYRKTLNGFGLTELEVL from the coding sequence ATGAAAGCCGATAAAACAAGATCACCCGGCCCGCTTTTATTCTTCGATACGGGTGTTGGGGGACTATCTGTTCTGCGGGAGGCGAAGAAGTTGTTGCCAAATGCACCAATTGTCTATGCCGCAGATTATGCTGGCATGCCTTATGGTATGAAGTCTGAAGATGAGCTTTCTACGCGCATTCCACTGCTCTTGGGGCGGCTTGTTGAGCGCTATAACCCGATGTTGGTTACTATTGCCTGCAATACGGCTTCCACCGTAGCGCTTGATGTTGTCCGATCCGTTTTGGACATTTCCGTTGTTGGGACTGTCCCAGCCGTCAAGCCAGCAAGTCAGATGACCAAGACTGGCGTGATTGGTTTGCTTGGGACGCAGGCTACAATTCGCCAGCCGTATGTAGACCGATTGGCAACCGAATTTGCTCCAACCAAACAACTGCTGCGTTTCGGTGCCCCTGATTTAGTTCACGCAGCAGAAGCCAAATTACGGGGCGAAACACCGGACCAGAAAATTATTGATGCTGCCGTTGCTGGACTTATCCGCCAAAGGCATGGAAATGATATCGATACTGTCATATTGGCCTGCACTCACTTTCCTTTGGTGCAAGAAGAGTTGCAAAAATCATTTGTTAGAGACATTCAATTTATCGATGGTTCACAAGGAATAGCGAGGCGGATTGCCCATCTAACCGCTGAGATAAAATGGCCAGAGGCCCCTGAAAATGGTGTTTTTGTTACCACCGGATCGCTGGCAGAATTAAAGCGTTATCGTAAGACGCTAAACGGATTTGGACTAACAGAATTGGAAGTCCTTTAG
- the dprA gene encoding DNA-processing protein DprA, protein MNEDFDRLRLIRSANIGPVSYVQLIRRYGSAAKALEMIPQLAARGGGRAPRLSDPAAVEREMNETRKLGADYLFLGDPNYPYLLAELGNPPPALIWRGNLSLLNHSTVAIVGARNASAAACRFARDLANSLTTEDISVVSGLARGIDTAAHQGSINRSTIAVIAGGIDIHYPPENEALQGQIARDGLLLAEQPPGTEPKARHFPYRNRIIAGIALGTVVIEAAPKSGSLITARLAAEAGRHVMAVPGSPLDPRSRGCNGLIRDGATLIQSADDVLELIQHFDERAAGANIPYDLFETQEHPSKLQETANEEIEDAARHSLINLLSMTPVSVDELVRQSGLSAASIQLILLELELAGRLTRHAGARVSLPS, encoded by the coding sequence ATGAATGAAGATTTTGATCGGCTGAGGCTGATTCGATCCGCCAATATTGGCCCGGTGAGCTATGTTCAACTTATCCGGCGCTATGGTTCAGCCGCCAAAGCCCTGGAAATGATTCCACAATTGGCGGCGAGAGGCGGGGGCAGGGCACCACGTCTATCAGACCCCGCCGCCGTCGAACGGGAAATGAACGAAACTCGCAAACTGGGCGCAGATTATTTGTTTCTCGGTGATCCGAATTATCCCTATTTGCTAGCGGAACTCGGCAATCCCCCGCCAGCTTTGATCTGGCGTGGCAATTTGTCGCTGCTCAATCATTCAACAGTCGCTATCGTTGGCGCGCGCAATGCCTCCGCCGCTGCCTGCCGTTTCGCGAGGGACTTGGCCAACAGCTTAACGACGGAAGATATTTCGGTTGTGTCCGGTCTGGCGCGAGGAATAGATACTGCAGCGCACCAGGGTTCTATCAACCGATCAACCATTGCCGTTATCGCTGGTGGAATAGATATTCATTACCCTCCAGAGAATGAGGCGCTGCAGGGCCAGATCGCACGTGACGGGCTGTTATTGGCCGAGCAACCTCCCGGAACGGAGCCCAAGGCACGCCATTTTCCTTATCGTAACCGCATCATAGCCGGCATTGCGCTGGGGACGGTTGTCATAGAAGCAGCGCCTAAATCGGGCTCCCTGATCACCGCCCGTTTAGCCGCAGAGGCTGGTCGTCACGTGATGGCTGTCCCTGGATCACCGCTGGATCCTCGCTCCAGAGGTTGCAACGGACTGATCCGTGACGGCGCTACGCTCATCCAATCGGCAGATGATGTTTTGGAACTTATACAGCATTTTGATGAACGCGCAGCCGGGGCGAATATTCCCTATGACCTTTTTGAAACACAAGAACATCCGTCGAAACTGCAAGAAACGGCAAATGAAGAAATTGAAGACGCCGCCCGCCATTCACTGATCAACCTACTCAGCATGACGCCCGTGTCTGTCGATGAGCTTGTCCGGCAATCTGGCTTGTCGGCCGCATCGATACAATTGATCTTACTGGAACTGGAATTGGCCGGAAGATTGACCCGCCACGCAGGCGCGCGCGTAAGTTTGCCTAGTTGA
- the lepB gene encoding signal peptidase I encodes MKDKTAERSETADFMIFLVKLALFVIILRSFIVSPFNIPSESMQPRLMVGDYLLVAKWPYGYSKYSMPFSVPVIPGRILANKPTPGDVVVFKAPPSGNDDYIKRVIGLSGDIIQVTGGVVSINGSAVERKKIEDYTHLVSPNSPCYAEYFETTNGDGERICRYPQFQETLPNGRSYKILDVNEGSVGDDTESFVVPDGHMFLMGDNRDRSADSRFPAVEGQAIGMVPQENLVGRALVSVFSTDGSAEWIKPWTWFSAARWERIGEGFE; translated from the coding sequence ATGAAAGATAAAACCGCTGAGCGATCCGAAACCGCTGATTTCATGATATTCCTCGTAAAACTGGCGTTATTCGTCATCATTTTGCGCAGTTTCATTGTATCGCCTTTTAACATTCCGTCGGAATCAATGCAGCCACGTCTGATGGTTGGCGATTATCTGCTTGTTGCAAAATGGCCGTATGGCTATTCTAAATATAGCATGCCGTTCAGCGTGCCGGTTATCCCGGGGCGCATATTGGCGAACAAACCAACGCCGGGCGATGTGGTCGTTTTTAAAGCGCCGCCAAGTGGTAACGATGATTATATCAAGCGCGTCATTGGTCTGTCCGGTGACATTATTCAAGTTACGGGTGGTGTCGTGTCAATTAACGGGTCTGCCGTCGAGCGGAAGAAAATCGAAGACTATACCCATTTGGTATCACCTAACAGCCCTTGCTATGCCGAATATTTCGAGACGACAAACGGAGATGGTGAAAGAATCTGTCGCTATCCTCAATTTCAAGAAACTTTGCCCAATGGCCGAAGCTACAAGATATTGGACGTTAATGAAGGCTCTGTAGGCGACGATACAGAGAGTTTTGTCGTGCCCGATGGACATATGTTCTTAATGGGCGATAATCGCGACCGCAGCGCCGACAGCCGGTTCCCCGCCGTCGAAGGACAAGCCATAGGTATGGTCCCGCAGGAAAATCTGGTAGGGCGTGCGCTCGTATCGGTGTTCTCGACCGATGGTTCGGCGGAATGGATCAAACCCTGGACCTGGTTTAGTGCCGCGCGTTGGGAGCGTATTGGAGAGGGTTTTGAATAA
- the topA gene encoding type I DNA topoisomerase translates to MQLVIVESPAKAKTIENYLGSDFKVLASYGHIRDLPPKDGSVDPDDGFAMLWQPYADKTKQLKAITDLSKKATRLVLATDPDREGEAISWHVLEVLKKKKALPEKVDRVTFNAITKSAVTEAMAHPRALDDDLIDAYRARRALDYLVGFTLSPVLWRKLPGAKSAGRVQSVALRLIVEREREIEVFNPQEYWSVTSQMEQGGQAFEARLTIHQGKKLGKMDLSNEAKAMAAKTAVENGLFTIETVETKPLTRNPPPPFTTSTLQQEAARKLGYSASHTMRIAQQLYEDGGITYMRTDGVQMDGSAISAARKAISDRYDASYVPDSPRIYKSKAKNAQEAHEAIRPTSFTRDTMGSGDHAKLYSLILKRAMASQMAAARLERTTVEMLDGTGQTGLRATGQVVKFPGFMALYEEGRDDSKDENGGLLPAMSKGDSPAKKSVEANQHFTQPPPRYSEASLVKKMEELGIGRPSTYASIIKTLKDRAYVRTEGNRFFAEESGRLLTGFLERFFERYVAYEYTAGLEDELDDVSGGRAEWQKILEAFWHDFKPKTAEVMEKLPSEVTAELDKFLEPYLFPEKEDGSDPRLCPRCNEGKLALRGGRFGAFVACSNYPECKFTRRFAQGGGANADADEGPEDLGVDPDTDEKITKMVGRFGPYVQRGEGKEAKRSSIPKDVPAEEFGLEWALKLLSLPREVGMHPETGKEVNAQIGRYGPYLSHDGKSARLENTMEVFEIGMNAAVAKLADAAKNGKGGRRGAEPLKIMGKHPRTEEEIKLMDGRYGPYVTDGTTNASLPKTVDKDQLTLEEAAQLIDDRAAKGPAKKRKKKAAPKKKAAAKKKPAAKKKPAAKKAPAKAKAE, encoded by the coding sequence ATGCAATTAGTAATCGTTGAGTCACCCGCCAAAGCGAAAACAATCGAAAATTATCTCGGATCGGATTTCAAGGTGCTGGCCTCTTACGGTCATATCCGGGATCTGCCGCCCAAAGATGGCTCGGTTGATCCGGACGATGGCTTTGCCATGCTGTGGCAGCCCTATGCAGACAAGACCAAGCAGCTCAAGGCGATTACCGACCTATCCAAAAAAGCCACGCGCCTCGTTCTCGCAACCGACCCTGACCGGGAAGGGGAGGCGATTAGCTGGCACGTGCTAGAGGTTTTGAAAAAGAAAAAGGCGCTGCCTGAAAAAGTGGATCGCGTAACGTTTAACGCGATTACAAAATCCGCCGTTACCGAAGCCATGGCGCATCCGCGCGCTTTGGACGACGATTTGATTGACGCCTATCGCGCGCGACGTGCGTTGGATTATCTGGTGGGCTTCACGCTTTCACCTGTGCTGTGGCGCAAGCTGCCCGGTGCCAAATCCGCTGGCCGCGTCCAGTCCGTGGCCCTGCGCTTGATTGTCGAGCGCGAGCGTGAAATTGAAGTTTTCAATCCGCAGGAATATTGGTCCGTCACATCGCAGATGGAGCAGGGCGGTCAGGCTTTTGAAGCACGGCTCACCATTCATCAGGGCAAGAAGCTTGGCAAGATGGATCTGTCCAACGAAGCCAAGGCCATGGCCGCCAAAACGGCGGTTGAAAACGGCCTGTTCACGATTGAAACGGTCGAAACAAAGCCGCTTACCCGCAACCCGCCACCGCCATTCACGACCTCGACCCTGCAACAGGAAGCGGCCCGTAAACTCGGCTATTCGGCAAGCCACACGATGCGCATCGCGCAGCAGCTTTATGAAGATGGCGGCATCACCTATATGCGTACCGATGGCGTGCAGATGGATGGCAGTGCCATTTCTGCCGCGCGCAAAGCGATATCCGATCGCTATGATGCCAGCTATGTGCCTGACAGTCCGCGCATCTATAAATCCAAAGCCAAAAATGCGCAGGAGGCCCATGAGGCGATCCGGCCTACCAGCTTTACCCGCGACACGATGGGCAGCGGCGATCATGCCAAGCTGTACAGCCTGATCCTGAAACGCGCCATGGCCAGCCAGATGGCCGCCGCGCGACTGGAACGCACAACTGTCGAAATGCTCGACGGCACGGGGCAAACCGGTCTGCGTGCTACCGGACAGGTCGTCAAATTCCCCGGCTTTATGGCACTTTACGAAGAAGGCCGCGACGACAGCAAGGACGAAAATGGCGGCTTGCTGCCGGCCATGTCCAAGGGGGATAGTCCGGCGAAGAAATCGGTCGAAGCCAATCAGCATTTCACCCAGCCTCCGCCCCGTTACAGCGAAGCAAGCCTGGTCAAGAAGATGGAAGAACTGGGCATTGGCCGTCCTTCCACCTATGCCTCGATCATCAAGACGCTGAAAGATCGCGCCTATGTTCGAACCGAGGGAAATCGTTTCTTTGCAGAGGAAAGTGGGCGGCTTTTAACAGGTTTTCTCGAAAGGTTTTTCGAGCGCTATGTCGCTTATGAATATACCGCAGGCCTTGAGGACGAGCTGGACGATGTCAGTGGCGGCCGTGCGGAATGGCAAAAAATTCTTGAAGCTTTCTGGCATGATTTCAAGCCCAAGACGGCCGAAGTCATGGAGAAATTGCCGTCCGAAGTTACGGCAGAGCTGGACAAATTCCTCGAACCCTATCTGTTCCCGGAAAAGGAAGACGGCAGTGATCCGCGCCTGTGCCCGCGTTGCAATGAAGGCAAGCTGGCCCTTCGTGGTGGCCGTTTCGGCGCCTTTGTCGCTTGTTCCAATTATCCCGAATGCAAGTTCACCCGGCGCTTTGCCCAAGGTGGCGGCGCCAATGCCGACGCGGATGAAGGACCGGAAGACCTGGGTGTTGACCCGGATACCGACGAGAAAATCACCAAAATGGTCGGTCGCTTTGGTCCCTATGTTCAGCGCGGCGAGGGCAAGGAAGCGAAACGGTCGTCTATCCCGAAAGATGTACCGGCAGAAGAGTTTGGCCTTGAATGGGCATTAAAATTGCTCTCTTTGCCACGCGAAGTCGGCATGCATCCGGAAACGGGCAAGGAAGTAAATGCGCAAATCGGCCGTTATGGGCCCTATCTGAGCCATGACGGCAAATCGGCGCGCCTGGAAAACACCATGGAAGTGTTCGAAATCGGCATGAACGCCGCTGTTGCCAAGCTCGCCGATGCCGCGAAAAACGGCAAGGGCGGGCGCAGAGGCGCCGAGCCGCTCAAGATCATGGGCAAACATCCGCGCACCGAAGAAGAAATCAAGCTGATGGATGGCCGCTACGGCCCCTACGTCACCGATGGCACGACCAATGCGTCACTGCCCAAGACAGTGGATAAGGACCAGTTGACGCTGGAAGAAGCAGCGCAACTCATTGATGACCGCGCGGCAAAAGGCCCGGCCAAGAAGCGCAAGAAGAAAGCGGCGCCAAAGAAGAAGGCTGCTGCCAAGAAAAAGCCTGCGGCGAAAAAGAAACCGGCGGCGAAAAAAGCCCCTGCGAAGGCTAAGGCGGAGTAG
- the era gene encoding GTPase Era yields MTQKCGVVALIGAPNAGKSTLINALVGQKVAITSSKPQTTRTRLLGIAMEDNTQLLLVDTPGIFEPHRRLDRAMVSAAWDGAEDADVIIMLVDSRAGLGPKVTSIVERIKHRPEKLVLVMNKVDIAAKDKLLTHVTKLNDLCGFKETFFVSAKTRDGLEELKAYLVDAMPEGPWHFPEDQVSDASERILAAEITREQVFRQLHAELPYATAIAMEQYKEREDGSLEIHQQILVEKPTQRAIILGKGGHQIKDIGAKARAELSEILGKTVHLYLHVKVSANWDEDKSLYQDMGLDWVK; encoded by the coding sequence ATGACCCAAAAATGCGGAGTTGTCGCGCTAATTGGAGCGCCCAATGCGGGCAAATCGACATTGATCAACGCTTTGGTAGGGCAAAAGGTCGCGATTACCAGCTCGAAACCACAAACCACACGAACGCGATTGCTGGGTATTGCGATGGAAGACAATACACAGCTGTTGCTGGTCGACACGCCCGGTATTTTTGAACCGCACCGCCGATTGGACCGGGCCATGGTTTCTGCCGCTTGGGATGGCGCGGAAGATGCGGATGTCATCATTATGCTGGTGGACTCGCGCGCTGGCCTCGGCCCCAAGGTCACGTCCATCGTCGAACGGATCAAGCACCGTCCGGAAAAGCTGGTTCTGGTGATGAACAAGGTTGATATCGCCGCAAAAGACAAGTTGCTCACCCATGTCACCAAACTCAATGATCTGTGCGGCTTTAAAGAAACCTTTTTCGTCAGCGCCAAAACTCGCGACGGGCTGGAAGAACTGAAAGCCTATCTGGTCGACGCGATGCCGGAAGGCCCGTGGCATTTTCCCGAAGATCAGGTTTCCGACGCCAGCGAACGGATTTTGGCCGCAGAAATCACCCGTGAGCAGGTTTTCCGCCAGCTCCATGCCGAACTGCCCTATGCGACCGCCATTGCGATGGAACAATATAAGGAGCGGGAAGACGGCTCGCTGGAAATCCACCAGCAGATTTTGGTCGAAAAACCCACACAGCGCGCGATCATCCTCGGCAAAGGCGGCCATCAGATCAAGGATATTGGAGCCAAGGCCCGTGCCGAGCTATCCGAGATATTGGGCAAGACCGTCCACCTCTATCTTCACGTCAAAGTCAGCGCGAATTGGGATGAGGATAAGAGCCTCTATCAGGATATGGGCCTTGATTGGGTTAAGTAA
- the rnc gene encoding ribonuclease III: MNKPEFLDWLTTLTGKKPGDETLYIRAFTHGSFGDGDYQRLEFLGDRVLGLTIAAQLYKQFPSEPEGKLSQRLNGLVSGKVCGEIARSLGVSDHLLLGKQARDDGARQSAKVLGDVMESLIGAVYLDHGMNTAKQFILKFWGDRISGMAKDIRHPKSALQEWAAAHNRKMPIYALVEKTGPHHDLRFTVRASINKVGEVEATASSIQTAETTAAKLFLEKYT; encoded by the coding sequence TTGAATAAACCGGAATTTCTGGACTGGCTGACAACACTGACCGGAAAAAAGCCGGGAGACGAGACTCTCTACATCCGCGCTTTCACTCATGGAAGCTTCGGCGATGGCGATTACCAGCGACTTGAATTTCTGGGTGATCGCGTGTTGGGTCTGACGATTGCTGCACAGCTCTATAAGCAATTCCCCAGCGAACCTGAGGGTAAATTATCGCAGCGACTAAATGGTCTAGTTTCTGGTAAAGTCTGTGGTGAAATTGCCCGAAGCCTGGGCGTATCCGACCATCTGCTACTCGGGAAACAGGCGAGGGACGATGGCGCTCGGCAGAGTGCCAAGGTATTGGGTGACGTCATGGAGTCACTCATCGGTGCAGTCTATCTTGATCATGGTATGAATACGGCAAAACAGTTTATTCTCAAATTTTGGGGTGACCGGATTTCGGGCATGGCGAAGGATATCCGGCATCCAAAATCCGCGTTACAAGAGTGGGCGGCGGCGCATAACCGCAAGATGCCGATTTACGCGCTGGTTGAGAAAACGGGACCGCATCATGATCTGCGGTTCACAGTTAGAGCCAGCATTAACAAAGTTGGAGAAGTCGAGGCCACCGCCTCCTCTATCCAGACCGCGGAAACCACAGCTGCAAAACTCTTTCTGGAAAAATATACATGA
- the plsY gene encoding glycerol-3-phosphate 1-O-acyltransferase PlsY codes for MQSMWIEPILAVFFGYMLGAIPFGLLLTRLTGGGDLREIGSGNIGATNVLRTGNKAIAALTLLLDVGKGAVAVLIAVNFDKGLGVLAGMGAFLGHLYPVWLKFKGGKGVATLLGIVTALAPVLGIVFAVTWLSGLVILRYSSVSGMLACISVPITAVIVGLYSWIPMFIGFALLVIWKHRANIERLMAGEEPKVGAS; via the coding sequence ATGCAATCCATGTGGATTGAACCAATTTTGGCTGTTTTCTTCGGCTATATGCTGGGGGCAATACCTTTTGGCCTGCTTCTAACACGTTTAACGGGTGGCGGAGATCTTAGAGAAATTGGGTCAGGAAATATTGGGGCTACCAATGTTTTACGGACGGGCAACAAAGCGATTGCGGCACTTACGTTGTTGCTGGATGTTGGCAAAGGTGCCGTGGCAGTGTTGATTGCGGTGAATTTTGACAAGGGATTAGGCGTTTTGGCGGGCATGGGCGCGTTTTTGGGTCACCTTTATCCGGTTTGGCTGAAATTCAAAGGTGGCAAAGGGGTTGCGACCCTTCTGGGTATCGTTACCGCTTTGGCACCGGTTCTGGGCATAGTATTTGCCGTTACCTGGCTCAGCGGACTTGTAATATTACGCTATTCATCCGTCAGCGGTATGCTCGCGTGTATTTCGGTGCCTATAACCGCAGTAATAGTTGGCCTTTATTCGTGGATACCCATGTTTATAGGCTTTGCTCTGCTTGTAATCTGGAAACATCGCGCTAATATTGAGCGCTTGATGGCAGGCGAAGAACCCAAAGTCGGAGCCTCCTGA
- a CDS encoding DUF2189 domain-containing protein encodes MSTGQQAQIAPAAVASDLTTGDLRVALAKGWADFRAYPLFGLFFAGIYVVAGMFLYFGLFVRGEIAWLVPVAAGFPLLAPFVAVGLYEVSRRREAGLPMSWRAVLGALRGHGDEQILSMGVILFVAFAFWLMVAHGIFAIFLAESGIGSESLELFRTGAGLMMLLVGSIVGGLMALAFYAVTVVSLPILVDREVDFITAIIVSLATVRSNKAVLLAWAVMIAIALFVAMLPLFLGLLLVLPVLGHATWHLYRRSVSQSGA; translated from the coding sequence ATGAGCACAGGCCAACAAGCTCAGATTGCACCAGCAGCGGTCGCCAGCGATCTCACCACCGGCGACCTTCGCGTCGCCCTTGCCAAAGGCTGGGCCGATTTTAGAGCCTATCCCTTATTCGGGCTATTTTTCGCAGGTATTTACGTGGTTGCCGGGATGTTTCTCTATTTCGGACTGTTTGTCCGCGGTGAAATCGCTTGGCTGGTCCCGGTTGCGGCAGGGTTTCCATTACTCGCGCCCTTTGTGGCCGTGGGTCTTTATGAAGTCAGCCGGCGCCGGGAAGCCGGCCTGCCGATGAGTTGGCGAGCGGTCCTCGGAGCCCTGCGCGGACATGGTGACGAGCAAATATTGAGCATGGGCGTCATCCTGTTTGTCGCATTCGCATTCTGGCTGATGGTCGCCCACGGCATATTCGCCATCTTTCTTGCTGAATCCGGCATTGGGTCAGAGTCGCTTGAGCTGTTTCGCACCGGCGCGGGCCTGATGATGTTGCTTGTCGGCAGTATTGTGGGCGGGTTGATGGCGCTGGCCTTTTATGCCGTGACAGTTGTCAGCCTGCCGATACTGGTCGATCGCGAAGTGGACTTTATCACCGCCATTATCGTGAGCCTGGCAACCGTGCGGTCGAACAAAGCCGTTTTATTGGCTTGGGCTGTGATGATCGCGATTGCGCTGTTTGTCGCCATGCTCCCGCTCTTTCTGGGGCTTCTCCTGGTGCTTCCGGTGCTAGGGCATGCAACCTGGCATTTATATCGTCGCTCGGTCAGCCAGTCGGGCGCCTAG